From the Candidatus Neomarinimicrobiota bacterium genome, the window GGTGAAGGCCTCTGCGACCAGATTTATATCATGGACATTGAAACCGGTGAATCTGAAATGGTTTCTACCGGGAATGGGGTCACCACATGCGCTTATTTTCAATATCCAGAAAATGAAAAAATTGTTTATGCTTCTACCCATCATAAAAATAAAGTGTGTCCACCGCCGCCGGATTATAGCCACGGTTATGTCTGGAAGCTACACGAGGGTTATGACATTTTTCGCGCCAATTTGGATGGAAGTGCGGTGGAAAAAATCACGAGTGAAAAAGGCTATGATGCTGAGGCCACTGTCGCGGAAGATGGTAGTCGCATTGTTTATACATCCATTGTATCGGGAGATTTGGAAGTCTGGGTTATGAACACTGATGGTTCGGATAAGCGTATGCTGACCAATAAACTCGGGTATGACGGTGGCCCGTTTTTTAGTCATGATGGAACTAAGATTGTATGGCGCGCATTTTACCCAAAGACAGCCAAAGAAATTTCTGATTATAAAGCGCTCATTGCCGAAAGCATGATACGCCCTATGAATTTACAGATTCGCGTCATGAATGCTGATGGCACAAACAAACAACAAATTACCCACAATAAAGGAGCCAATTTTGCACCCTTCTTTTTTCCAAACGATGAGCGAATTGTTTTCTGCTCAAATATGGCAGATTCAAAAGGTCGCAATTTTGATTTGTGGGCTGTGAATTTGGATGGCACTAATCTGGAACGCATCACCGATTTTGATGGTTTTGACGGATTTCCCATGTTCAGCCCCAACGGAAAATATTTTGTTTTCGCTTCTAACCGAAACCAGGCCAAATCTGGTGACACAAATATATTTATAGCTGAATGGGTAAATTAATACCGCTCATATTCTGTGCGACTCTTTTCGCTGGAGAGGACTCTGTCCTTTCTGCTATTCGCGCCGATGCAATAAAAAAGGGCATTCCAGAATCCTATCTTAATGAGGCTTTTGCCCATGAAGGGATCATCGTCCATGATAAAATTCTTGATCGCTTCGCCCGACCTTACGAAAAGAAAAGCTGGACCGACTATCGAAAATTATTTGTTACAGATTCGCGAATCAATAAAGGAACAAGTTTCTACGGAAAAAATAAATCGGCCCTTCAATCTGTGGAGAAACAAATCGGCGTAGACCTCTTCCTTATTTTAAGCATCGTTGGTGTTGAGAGTAATTATGGACGCCACCGCGGAGAATTCACTGTATTTAATGCGCTGTATACCCAAATTGCAAAAATGCCCCGGCGGACAAAATGGGCTAAAAAGGAAATGGTGGAATATTTAGTTTATTGCTACACTGATAGTATTCCGCCCCATTCTATTAAAGGTTCCTATGCGGGTGCTTTTGGATATGGACAATTTATTCCCTCCAGTTTTAATGCCTACGCTGCTGATGGCAATGGCGATGGTGTACGGATGCCCTACGAATGGGTCGATGTTTTTGCCAGCGTGGGAAATTATTTGCTCAAGAACGGGTATCCCGTTTCAAATCCGGCTAATGAAAAGCAAGTGTATAAATCGGTTTATGCCTACAACCATGCGGATAATTATGTCAAAGCAGTTTTGGAACTACGGGATGAACTAAAGAAAAGTATTCTTATAGATTAACCTTAAAGGTTAACTCTTTTCCTCCCCTAATTATAATTACATCTATGGTTTCTCCTGGTTTCAGCTCCGCCAGACGATACATATAATCATAAATATTTTTAATATCTTTTCCCCCGATGGATGTAATAATATCGCCTTTTTTCAATCCCGCTTTTCCTGCAGGTCCTTCTTTTTTGGCTCCGTCAATTTCAAGACCTACGGCGTCACTGCCATAAGATGGTATTACGCCAAATGTTACTTTAAAACTCCGCCGTGTCTGATTGGATTCTTTTGGACCTGCCTCTGTAAATACCGGCTTTTCTTTCAAATGACTAAAACGAAGTGTCACATCATAAATTAAATCCACAATCTGTTTTTCACCTTCAGCATTAATGTGTTGCCAGTCATCGCTGGGTTTATGGTAATCCGTGTGGGTACCAGTAAAAAAGAAAAGAACCGGCACATCATTGACATAAAAACTGGCATGGTCACTGGGACCATATCCTTCTTTACTCATTTTTAAATTAAGATTGTGATTTTGGTTCACTTCATTCAAAATGGATTCAAATTGAGGGGAAGTCCCTGTGCCACCAATGGTAATCTTATCTTCGGACATGCGACCGATCATATCCATGTTGATCATTGCTGTAATTTTACTAAGATCAACTGTTGGATTCTTCACAAAATATTTTGAGCCCAGCAAACCTTCTTCTTCTGCATTGTAGGCCATTAATAAAATTGATCTCTTAAGTAAGTTTTGATTGGCAGATAATTTTTCAGCTAATTCTAAAATCCCTGCAGTTCCAGAAGCATTATCATCAGCACCATTATGAATGGCGTTAGAATCAGGTGTGAGAGAACCAGACCCTTCGCCACCAAACCCCAAATGGTCAAAGTGAGCACCAATAACAATATATTCATTCTTTAATTCAGAATCATTACCAGGAACAAGACCAATCACGTTGGGCACATTCACTATTTCTTTTTCTAGGGTTACTTCGGCGGATATTTCTTTATCCAATAAAAAGGATTGCGGAGAATATTTATCATCTAATTGGCTTTGTAATGCAATTAACTTTTGATCTAATAATTCATTGGCAACCTCTCTAGAAATCTGCAAAATGGGAATTCCAATTGCCGTTGAATTGGGTGAATGTTTTAAGGGAATCAGTTGATCTTCATCTCCGTCTTGGTTCACAAAAAGAATACCGGCAGCATTTTGATCTCGGGCCAACATAGCTTTTTTCCGGATGGGTGTATGTTTTGCAAAATCGGAATGAGGGTGATCTTCCCCCGGTCCACCGCGAAGAATAATTACCCACTTACCATCCGCTTCAATTCCATCATAATCATTCCACTGTATCGAATCATTAATCGTAAATCCATATCCCGCAAAAACAAGAGCGCCCTCAACTTTTCCATTGGAAGCAAATTCAAGCGGAATGAAGTCCTTCATTATTACGTAGCTTTCATTCTGGGTTGATAGGTGATTTTGTTCACCAAGATTTAGGCCTGTGATGAATTCAAATGGCTGTAAAAACCCATCTGTCCCCGCAGGAAGTAAGCCGTTTGCTCTAAAATTGTCGACGATATAATTTGTTGCATCCCGAGATCCTTTTGACCCAGGATAGCGCCCAGCCCTTTTATCATCTGAAAGATATTTAATGTGGTTTAACAAATCCGTGGCACTAACCTCCGGATTAGTTTGTGACGGCGTTGTTGATTTGGGTAATTGACTGCAACCGGCCAGGATTACCAGTGGTAATAAATAATATAGAGTTCGTTTCATGTTTTAAATTCCCCGCTGTTTGTAAATAA encodes:
- a CDS encoding lytic murein transglycosylase — encoded protein: MGKLIPLIFCATLFAGEDSVLSAIRADAIKKGIPESYLNEAFAHEGIIVHDKILDRFARPYEKKSWTDYRKLFVTDSRINKGTSFYGKNKSALQSVEKQIGVDLFLILSIVGVESNYGRHRGEFTVFNALYTQIAKMPRRTKWAKKEMVEYLVYCYTDSIPPHSIKGSYAGAFGYGQFIPSSFNAYAADGNGDGVRMPYEWVDVFASVGNYLLKNGYPVSNPANEKQVYKSVYAYNHADNYVKAVLELRDELKKSILID
- a CDS encoding M20/M25/M40 family metallo-hydrolase gives rise to the protein MKRTLYYLLPLVILAGCSQLPKSTTPSQTNPEVSATDLLNHIKYLSDDKRAGRYPGSKGSRDATNYIVDNFRANGLLPAGTDGFLQPFEFITGLNLGEQNHLSTQNESYVIMKDFIPLEFASNGKVEGALVFAGYGFTINDSIQWNDYDGIEADGKWVIILRGGPGEDHPHSDFAKHTPIRKKAMLARDQNAAGILFVNQDGDEDQLIPLKHSPNSTAIGIPILQISREVANELLDQKLIALQSQLDDKYSPQSFLLDKEISAEVTLEKEIVNVPNVIGLVPGNDSELKNEYIVIGAHFDHLGFGGEGSGSLTPDSNAIHNGADDNASGTAGILELAEKLSANQNLLKRSILLMAYNAEEEGLLGSKYFVKNPTVDLSKITAMINMDMIGRMSEDKITIGGTGTSPQFESILNEVNQNHNLNLKMSKEGYGPSDHASFYVNDVPVLFFFTGTHTDYHKPSDDWQHINAEGEKQIVDLIYDVTLRFSHLKEKPVFTEAGPKESNQTRRSFKVTFGVIPSYGSDAVGLEIDGAKKEGPAGKAGLKKGDIITSIGGKDIKNIYDYMYRLAELKPGETIDVIIIRGGKELTFKVNL